One part of the Chryseobacterium mulctrae genome encodes these proteins:
- a CDS encoding IS3 family transposase (programmed frameshift) encodes METPKKKSSEKFIKDIRKNTRRIFTAEQKILIVMEGLRAETSVAELCRQHNIAQSQFYSWNKEFMEAGKKRLNGDVIREATSDEVSDLKKENARLKEMVADLVLRYDIVKKSRHAGLTHKYRKFMRLSASEKYEIIQEVTTSEIGVKRTLESFGIARSTFYKWYQKYLENGYDGLETSKRTSKRQWNSIPEEQKDLVVEIALEHTELSSRELAHKITDEQGIFISESSVYRILKQRDLIPAPNHFLLSAANEFKDKTEFVHQMWQTDFTYFKVIGWGWYYLSTVLDDYSRYIIHWELCDSMKAEDVKRTVNTAIEKAKLKSKAKPKLLSDNGSCYISNELRTYLKDDLKMKQVHGKPMHPQTQGKIERYHRTMKNVVKLNHFYHPEELVEALEKFVENYNNKRYHESLKNLPPADVYFGRSEQILEKRRQIKSDSIRKRRQLYFQQKFINL; translated from the exons ATGGAAACACCTAAAAAGAAAAGTTCCGAAAAATTCATAAAAGACATCCGTAAAAATACAAGGAGGATCTTTACAGCCGAGCAGAAAATTTTAATCGTAATGGAAGGGCTTCGTGCAGAAACTTCTGTAGCGGAACTATGCCGACAGCATAATATTGCCCAATCTCAGTTTTATTCCTGGAACAAAGAATTTATGGAAGCCGGTAAAAAACGACTCAACGGCGATGTCATTAGAGAAGCCACGAGTGATGAAGTGTCGGATTTGAAGAAAGAGAATGCCCGACTGAAGGAAATGGTTGCCGATTTGGTTCTGCGCTATGACATTGTAAAAAAAAGC AGACATGCTGGATTGACCCATAAATACAGAAAGTTTATGAGATTATCAGCAAGTGAGAAATACGAAATTATTCAAGAAGTTACTACGAGTGAAATTGGTGTAAAACGAACCTTGGAAAGCTTTGGGATTGCAAGAAGTACTTTCTATAAGTGGTATCAGAAATACCTTGAAAACGGCTACGATGGCTTGGAAACGTCCAAAAGAACATCTAAAAGACAATGGAATAGCATTCCGGAAGAACAAAAAGATTTGGTAGTAGAAATCGCTTTGGAACATACAGAACTTTCCTCAAGAGAACTGGCGCACAAAATTACCGATGAACAAGGTATTTTCATCTCAGAATCCAGTGTTTACAGGATTTTGAAGCAACGGGATTTAATCCCTGCACCGAATCATTTTTTACTTTCAGCAGCAAATGAATTTAAGGATAAGACAGAATTTGTGCATCAAATGTGGCAAACAGATTTCACTTATTTTAAAGTGATTGGTTGGGGTTGGTACTATCTGAGCACTGTTTTAGACGACTACAGCAGGTATATCATCCACTGGGAACTCTGTGATTCGATGAAGGCTGAAGATGTGAAAAGAACAGTAAATACAGCGATTGAAAAAGCAAAATTAAAGTCTAAAGCCAAACCGAAATTACTCTCAGACAATGGTTCCTGCTACATATCAAACGAACTCAGAACCTACCTGAAAGACGATTTGAAGATGAAGCAGGTTCACGGAAAGCCGATGCATCCGCAAACCCAAGGGAAAATAGAACGATACCACAGAACGATGAAAAATGTGGTAAAACTCAATCACTTCTATCATCCTGAAGAACTTGTGGAAGCTTTAGAAAAATTCGTAGAAAACTACAATAACAAGCGATATCACGAATCTTTGAAAAACCTTCCTCCAGCAGATGTGTACTTCGGAAGATCTGAGCAAATTTTGGAAAAAAGAAGACAAATAAAATCGGATTCAATCCGAAAAAGAAGACAGTTGTATTTTCAACAGAAATTTATAAATTTATAA
- the pdxR gene encoding MocR-like pyridoxine biosynthesis transcription factor PdxR encodes MLPYEHIIIIDKKSKVPIYRQIAISIINAIRNGTLKAEMRLPSSRELAKILGVHRKTIIKGYEELDAQDWIMIIPRKYVAVSEHIPLLKPKKWGEPNVLRPYESNLNIPFRVIEENTIDKKDISYPEIIIDDGHPDVRLSPIDDLLKTYRALTSKKYAIKNANIGTAQGTLKLRQELVKYLSLTRGLNISEDNILITHGAQMSIYLAAQLLLRRSSNIIVGKPNYPIANKTFEEAKANIIEITVDDKGIDTDVIEKTCKRKKIDAVYVIPHHHYPTTVTLSVERRMKLLELSKQFSFVIIEDDYDYDYHYTSSPYLPLASSNHNGNVIYIGSFSKLLDPALRIGFMVAPKNFIDQCTAFRKIIDVGGDGYMQNALASIIKEGELKRHLKKAKKCYHERRDFLDALLKEKLGQYISYNLPTGGMAVWIKLNDGFSVEQLQLNESLQIVRFDYELNSFRFGFASMNEQELQSAVNAIEKMIVKV; translated from the coding sequence ATGTTGCCATACGAACACATCATTATTATAGATAAAAAAAGCAAAGTTCCTATATACAGACAAATTGCTATATCAATTATCAATGCAATTAGAAATGGCACATTGAAAGCAGAAATGCGCTTGCCAAGTAGTCGTGAATTAGCTAAAATACTGGGTGTACATCGCAAGACCATCATTAAAGGCTACGAGGAGCTGGACGCACAAGATTGGATTATGATTATTCCAAGAAAATATGTTGCTGTATCAGAGCATATTCCATTACTGAAACCGAAAAAATGGGGAGAACCTAATGTTTTGAGACCTTACGAAAGTAATTTGAATATACCTTTTAGGGTCATAGAAGAAAATACGATTGATAAAAAGGATATTTCCTATCCTGAAATCATTATTGATGACGGACATCCTGATGTAAGATTATCGCCAATAGATGATTTGTTGAAAACATACCGTGCGCTTACTTCAAAAAAGTATGCTATTAAAAATGCAAACATAGGAACAGCGCAAGGAACGTTGAAACTGCGGCAAGAGCTGGTCAAATATCTTTCATTAACAAGGGGGCTAAATATTTCTGAAGATAATATTTTAATTACTCACGGGGCACAAATGAGTATTTATTTGGCTGCTCAATTACTTTTAAGGCGTTCATCCAATATCATTGTAGGTAAGCCTAATTACCCAATTGCCAATAAAACTTTTGAAGAAGCCAAAGCAAATATTATCGAAATAACTGTAGATGACAAAGGGATTGATACAGATGTCATTGAAAAGACTTGTAAGCGGAAAAAAATTGATGCCGTATATGTAATTCCGCATCATCATTACCCCACAACTGTAACATTAAGCGTGGAAAGAAGGATGAAATTACTGGAACTTTCCAAGCAATTTTCGTTTGTTATTATAGAAGATGATTATGACTATGATTATCATTATACTTCTTCGCCTTATCTACCTTTAGCAAGCAGTAACCATAATGGAAACGTGATTTATATTGGTTCTTTTTCCAAGTTATTAGATCCTGCTTTGCGTATTGGTTTTATGGTAGCTCCGAAAAATTTCATTGATCAATGCACTGCGTTCAGAAAAATAATAGATGTGGGTGGCGATGGATATATGCAGAATGCTTTGGCATCTATTATCAAAGAGGGTGAGCTAAAGCGACATCTTAAAAAAGCGAAAAAATGTTATCATGAGCGTAGGGATTTTTTAGATGCATTGCTGAAAGAAAAATTAGGTCAATATATTTCTTATAATTTACCCACGGGAGGAATGGCCGTTTGGATTAAACTTAATGATGGATTTTCTGTTGAACAACTACAATTAAATGAGTCTTTGCAGATAGTAAGGTTTGATTATGAATTAAATTCTTTTCGATTTGGATTTGCATCAATGAACGAACAGGAATTACAATCTGCTGTAAATGCAATAGAAAAGATGATAGTAAAAGTTTGA
- a CDS encoding GNAT family N-acetyltransferase, which translates to MNYNIKKVGLKDLNTTAELFNQYRVFYRQQDDYGKCKKFIQERLDNEQSNIFIVYVENKAVGFVQLYKLYNYIKLEKQWLLSDLFVHPDYRGKGLSVALIDRAKKWCDETGACGLMLETEKTNEIGNKLYPRCGFEYDNNHNYYYWWR; encoded by the coding sequence ATGAATTACAACATTAAAAAAGTAGGTTTAAAAGATTTGAATACAACAGCAGAATTATTTAACCAATATCGGGTATTTTACCGTCAGCAGGATGATTATGGAAAATGTAAAAAATTTATTCAAGAACGGTTAGACAATGAGCAATCTAATATTTTCATTGTTTATGTGGAAAACAAAGCAGTCGGCTTTGTACAATTGTACAAACTCTATAATTACATCAAATTGGAAAAGCAGTGGCTATTGAGTGATTTGTTTGTTCATCCTGACTACAGAGGCAAAGGTCTTTCGGTAGCCTTGATAGACAGGGCAAAAAAATGGTGTGATGAGACAGGAGCTTGCGGACTGATGCTTGAAACCGAAAAAACAAACGAAATAGGTAATAAATTATATCCGCGTTGCGGTTTTGAATACGACAACAATCACAATTACTACTATTGGTGGAGATAA
- the mug gene encoding G/U mismatch-specific DNA glycosylase, which translates to MLTDIIANNLSILFCGINPGLKSALDEHHFSGKSNRFWKVLHLAGFTPYQIEAINDTDILIFGYGLTTAVERPTVRADELSKEEFELSFEIFQEKIAHYNPRYIAFLGKPAYAVFSGKKNITWGKQSEKIQNATVWILPNPSGLNQGFNIENLTSYYTELYNEINKV; encoded by the coding sequence ATGTTAACAGACATTATTGCAAATAATCTTAGTATTCTTTTTTGTGGAATTAACCCTGGTTTAAAATCAGCGTTGGACGAACATCATTTTTCCGGAAAAAGCAACCGTTTTTGGAAAGTTCTTCATTTGGCAGGTTTTACGCCCTATCAAATAGAAGCTATAAATGATACAGATATTTTAATTTTCGGATACGGTCTTACCACTGCTGTAGAAAGACCAACAGTACGCGCAGACGAACTTTCAAAAGAGGAATTTGAACTTTCATTTGAAATATTTCAAGAAAAAATAGCACATTATAATCCAAGATATATTGCGTTTTTAGGAAAACCGGCTTATGCTGTGTTTTCAGGGAAAAAAAATATAACTTGGGGAAAACAATCTGAAAAAATTCAAAATGCCACAGTATGGATATTACCCAATCCGAGCGGTTTGAATCAGGGATTTAATATTGAAAATCTCACAAGCTATTATACTGAGCTTTACAATGAAATAAACAAAGTTTGA
- a CDS encoding cold-shock protein: MQQGTVKFFNDTKGFGFITPSTGGQDIFVHTSGLIDNIRENDVVTFDLQNGNKGVNAVNVKIA; this comes from the coding sequence ATGCAACAAGGAACGGTAAAATTCTTTAACGATACCAAAGGATTTGGTTTTATTACTCCATCTACAGGTGGTCAAGACATTTTTGTACACACTTCGGGTTTAATAGATAACATTCGTGAAAATGATGTGGTAACATTCGATTTACAAAATGGAAATAAAGGTGTTAATGCAGTTAATGTTAAGATAGCGTAG
- a CDS encoding tyrosine-type recombinase/integrase yields the protein MNSTFKLKEPNGEKETLIYFRSYFGNENKNFIYSTGEKIKPEEWDFENRQPNDLNGRTKRAESHRSIKKQLDRYIGYFTEIVNRYKNIGEEITIDIIRQRFDEEFKKIKRKDDFFRIYDEFVQEKENDYSGKGISKSTKNRYEYNKKLLENFQEEYKIKLSLGNFDEKIYNKFLKYCIEEKDHSANTVHRNVGLLKTFFYWTLSKKYTYNNGFINFKKPPKFRTDEIALNYEQVEKIHQYDFSTNKRLERVRDLFVFGCVTGMRFGNYSSISKEDIQGDFIRVIDLKSKTKNLAIPLNSISRAILEKYDYELPNISNQKMNEFIKEVFKKMEFTEDIKKTMKYGDELVEKKTEFWERISSHTARRSFITIMKNNKVPDKVIMSYTGHTSLEVFNAYYRPSEDDKVNYMNEVFK from the coding sequence ATGAATTCTACCTTCAAACTTAAAGAACCCAACGGCGAAAAGGAAACACTAATTTATTTCCGTTCTTATTTTGGAAATGAAAATAAGAATTTTATCTATTCTACAGGTGAAAAAATAAAACCTGAAGAATGGGACTTCGAGAATCGACAACCCAACGACCTAAACGGAAGAACAAAAAGAGCAGAGAGCCACAGAAGTATAAAAAAACAACTCGATAGATACATCGGTTATTTCACCGAAATTGTCAATCGTTACAAGAACATTGGAGAAGAGATAACGATTGATATTATAAGACAACGATTTGATGAAGAGTTTAAAAAGATCAAAAGAAAGGATGATTTTTTCAGAATCTACGATGAATTTGTTCAGGAAAAAGAAAATGATTATTCAGGAAAAGGAATATCTAAGTCAACAAAAAACAGATATGAATATAACAAAAAGTTATTAGAGAATTTCCAAGAGGAATATAAAATAAAATTAAGCTTAGGGAATTTCGATGAAAAGATCTATAATAAGTTTCTCAAATACTGTATCGAAGAAAAAGACCATTCTGCCAATACTGTCCATAGAAACGTGGGATTGTTAAAAACGTTCTTTTATTGGACTTTGAGCAAAAAATATACTTACAACAATGGTTTTATCAATTTCAAGAAACCTCCCAAATTCCGAACAGACGAGATAGCTCTCAACTACGAGCAGGTAGAAAAAATCCATCAATATGATTTCAGCACCAATAAAAGACTTGAAAGGGTCAGAGATCTGTTTGTATTTGGTTGTGTAACCGGAATGCGCTTTGGAAACTACAGCTCTATTTCCAAAGAAGACATTCAGGGAGACTTTATTCGAGTGATTGATTTGAAAAGCAAAACCAAAAACTTGGCAATTCCTTTAAACAGTATTTCCAGAGCAATTTTAGAAAAATACGACTATGAACTTCCAAATATTTCCAATCAAAAGATGAATGAATTTATTAAAGAAGTTTTCAAGAAAATGGAATTCACCGAGGATATCAAAAAGACGATGAAGTACGGGGATGAACTTGTCGAAAAGAAAACTGAGTTCTGGGAAAGAATATCTTCACATACTGCCCGAAGAAGCTTTATTACGATAATGAAGAACAACAAAGTACCGGACAAAGTGATTATGAGTTACACAGGTCATACGAGTTTAGAGGTCTTCAATGCCTATTACAGACCAAGTGAAGACGATAAAGTCAATTATATGAACGAAGTTTTTAAATAA